Proteins encoded in a region of the Prunus persica cultivar Lovell chromosome G4, Prunus_persica_NCBIv2, whole genome shotgun sequence genome:
- the LOC18779712 gene encoding cytochrome P450 71A8, with product MFLYWVEKGGLVAHSNLDYLLGLTNAQTKQSANLVEKSSSTVVLVQTTTRVREGYRIYSVHVVCVNVANFCYNKDDELAEPSAAMIGYEVLCNLPERKDVFVGGSDTSFTLLEWTMFELLRHPRIMEKLQNEVRGIVGKKTDIIREDDLVEMHYLKAVIKETLRLHPSIPLLLPRLSTQDAQINGYDIKANTQVIVNAWQIGRDPKSYNKPEVFEPERFLDSAIDYKGNYFHYIPFGAGRRVCPGIQFAMAVQEIALANLVHKFTGRCPMAQEGRT from the exons ATGTTCTTGTATTGGGTTGAAAAGGGGGGTCTAGTAGCCCACTCCAACCTAGACTATCTTCTCGGATTAACCAACGCCCAGACAAAGCAGAGTGCAAATCTTGTTGAGAAATCGAGCTCAACGGTGGTCTTGGTGCAAACAACGACGAGGGTTCGAGAGGGTTATAGAATCTACAGTGTGCATGTTGTTTGTGTGAATGTCGCCAACTTCTGCTACAACAAGGATGATGAACTGGCAGAGCCAAGCGCTGCAATGATTGGCTACGAAGTTCTTTGCAATTTGCCGGAGAGGAAG GATGTGTTTGTTGGTGGCTCTGACACCTCATTTACACTCCTAGAGTGGACAATGTTCGAGCTTTTAAGGCATCCAAGAATCATGGAAAAATTGCAGAATGAGGTCCGGGGAATAGTTGGCAAGAAAACAGACATAATTAGAGAGGATGATTTGGTTGAAATGCACTACTTGAAGGCAGTTATCAAGGAGACTCTTCGCCTACATCCTTCAATTCCATTGCTACTGCCCAGGCTATCGACCCAAGATGCACAAATAAATGGCTACGACATTAAAGCCAACACACAAGTTATAGTGAATGCGTGGCAAATTGGAAGAGATCCCAAGTCATACAACAAACCAGAGGTGTTCGAGCCAGAAAGGTTCTTGGACAGTGCCATAGATTATAAGGGCAATTACTTCCACTACATTCCATTTGGGGCTGGCAGAAGAGTTTGCCCAGGAATTCAGTTTGCCATGGCTGTCCAAGAGATTGCTTTGGCAAATTTAGTGCACAAGTTCACTGGGCGCTGCCCGATGGCGCAAGAGGGGAGGACTTAG
- the LOC18780868 gene encoding holotricin-3 codes for MASSKAFLLLGLVFAVLLISYEVLAIPTQSEESTVNGDARGFGGHGRGFGGHGPGHGGHGPGHGGHGPGHGGHGHGHGGHGHGHGGHGHGHGGHGHGHEGYGHGHGGYGHGHHGHHGHHGIGRPGAAETEIKN; via the exons ATGGCATCCTCAAaggcttttcttcttcttggtcttGTCTTTGCTGTTCTCCTCATCTCCTATGAGGTCTTAGCTATTCCAACTC AGTCAGAGGAGAGTACAGTCAACGGTGATGCCCGCGGATTTGGAGGTCATGGCCGCGGATTTGGAGGTCATGGCCCCGGACATGGAGGTCATGGCCCCGGACATGGAGGTCATGGCCCCGGACATGGAGGTCATGGCCACGGACATGGTGGTCATGGCCACGGACATGGAGGTCATGGGCACGGACATGGAGGTCATGGCCACGGACATGAAGGGTATGGCCACGGACATGGTGGATATGGCCACGGCCACCACGGCCACCACGGCCACCATGGCATAGGGAGGCCTGGTGCTGCTGAGACTGAAATCAAGAATTAG